The Parafrankia discariae DNA segment CGACTGCAGGAGGACGCCGACGCGGCGGGCCCTGATCCGAGCCCGTTCGGCCTCGGGCCGATGGCTGATCCGCTCGCCGCCCACCCAAACGGATCCCCCGTCGGGCTCGTCGAGGCCCGCGAGGCAGGCGAGCAGGGTGGACTTCCCCGAACCGGACGGCCCGACCACCGCGATCGTCTCGCCGGGCTCGACGCGCAGGCTCACCCCCCGCAGCGCCAGCGTCTCCTCGTCGCCGCTGCGGTAGAACCGGTACAGCTCCCGTGCCTCGACGGCCGCGCCCGTCACGGTGACCACGCGAACGAGTCGCTGACGATGCGCCACGGGTCCACGTTGTCGGCGCCGACCGGCCCGGACAGGGTGAGGTCCACCTCCACGCCGCCCCGGTAGAAGGCGTAGCGCTCGAACGCGTCGTGCACGATCTTGCCCGTCACCGGGTCGGGAGCCGCGTCCCCCTGGTAGGTGAACAGGACCGCCTGCCCGCCCCGCCGCGACACCGTCGAGGCCTTCCCTGGCTCGAAGTGGGCCACCTGGGCGCGAAGCCCCGGCTCGACCCGCGCCACGACGGACTGCGTCGTGGGCGCCGCGGCCGCCGTCACCCGCCTGATCTCGACCCGGTTCAACTTGTCGGTGAAGGTCGTGGACTCGCCCGCCGCTGTCTGTGCCCAGCCTTCGGGCACGCTGACGGTGAAGCTGCCGCCGGCCGATCGATACGGGACGAACGCCTGGTCGTCGGGAATGTCGCCCGCGGGGTTGGCCTCGCCCGCGTCAGGCGCCTCGGAGCCCGCGGCGGGCTCGCCGGAGCCGCCGCCGCAGCCGCCGAGCAGGACCGAGGCCACGGCCAGGGCGGACAACAGCAGTGAAAAGAACCGCCGCAGCCGGCCCGGTTCTGTCTGGGGGTCACGGGTATCCATGGCCCCTGACGCTAGGAAGCCGGTGGTAACACCCCGGCCAGCCGAAGGTGCGACGACGGCAAAACCGGTCGGATGGGGCGGGACACACCGATCGGGGCGGGGCCGGCGGGCGGCTTCGGGCGCGACGATGGCGCAATGAGACGTCAGGTGGTCCGCGTCGCCGTCGTGGCGGTCACAGTGGCGCTCGCCCTGCTCGCGGTACCCCTCGCGATCGCCACCCGGGTGGCCTTCTTCGCCGACGAGCTCGGTGAGCTGGAGCGGGACGCGCTCGCCGCCGCGGTGCGGGTGAGCCCCGAGTTCGCCGCCGGGGATCCGGTGGAGCTCCCCGTCCCGAGCAGTGACGCCCGCATCGGGCTGTACGACCTGTCCATGCGGCTGCGTGCCGGCGCGGGGCCGGACCCGGCGGACGGTCCCACCCGGCGTGCCGCCGCCGGCGCTGTCGTCCAGGAGCAGGCCAGTGGGGACCTCGTCGTCGCGGTCCCCGCCTACAGCACCGAAAGTGTGGTGGGGGTGGTACGGGCGGCCAGCAGTGGCCGCGAGGTGTGGAACCGGGTATTCCTGGCCTGGCTCGCCCTGCTCGGCGCGGCGCTCGTGGCCTTCGGGTCCGCCGTGTTCGTCGCGCGCCGGCAGGCGCGTGCCCTGGCCGCGCCGCTGGAGTCGCTGTCCCGTACGGCGCGTGCGGTCGCCGCCGGCGACCTGGCGGTCAGGGCCGCTCCGTCCGGCATCGACGAGATCGATCAGGCAGCCGCCACGCAGAACGCGATGGTCGACCGGCTCGTCCAGCTGCTGCAGCGCGAGCGTGACTTCACCGCCAACGCCTCGCACCAGCTGCGCACCCCGCTGACCGGCCTGCAGCTCGGCCTCGAGGCGGCCGCGACCCTCCCCGAGGCCGACCTGCGTGCCGCCGTCGAGGAGGCACTCGAACAGTCCCGCCACCTCGACCGGACGATCGAGGACGTCCTGCGGCTCGCCCGGCCCGGCCCGGGAGTTCCCTACCGGGGGCAGACCTGCCCGGCCGCCGAGCTCCTCGCCCGCGTCGCGCGCCGCTGGCACTGGGCGTTCGCGCGGGACGGGCGTCGGCTCACCGTCACGAACGAGCCCGGGACGCAGTCGCTGCTGCTGCCGGCCACCGCGATCGACCAGATCCTCGACGTGCTGCTGGGCAACGCGCGGGAGCACGGCCGTGGCACCGTCGAGATCAGACTGCGCGAGACGGGGCCGGCCACCGCCATCGACATCATCGATGAGGGGACGGTCACGGCGGGTCCGGACGTCCTGTTCCACCGGGGAGCGACGACAGGCACGGGTGCCGGGATCGGGCTCTCCCTCGCGCGCGACGCAGCCGAGATCCTCGGCGGCAGACTCACCCTCACCAGCTCA contains these protein-coding regions:
- a CDS encoding HAMP domain-containing sensor histidine kinase, which encodes MRRQVVRVAVVAVTVALALLAVPLAIATRVAFFADELGELERDALAAAVRVSPEFAAGDPVELPVPSSDARIGLYDLSMRLRAGAGPDPADGPTRRAAAGAVVQEQASGDLVVAVPAYSTESVVGVVRAASSGREVWNRVFLAWLALLGAALVAFGSAVFVARRQARALAAPLESLSRTARAVAAGDLAVRAAPSGIDEIDQAAATQNAMVDRLVQLLQRERDFTANASHQLRTPLTGLQLGLEAAATLPEADLRAAVEEALEQSRHLDRTIEDVLRLARPGPGVPYRGQTCPAAELLARVARRWHWAFARDGRRLTVTNEPGTQSLLLPATAIDQILDVLLGNAREHGRGTVEIRLRETGPATAIDIIDEGTVTAGPDVLFHRGATTGTGAGIGLSLARDAAEILGGRLTLTSSAPATFTLLLPPS